A region from the Triticum aestivum cultivar Chinese Spring chromosome 3D, IWGSC CS RefSeq v2.1, whole genome shotgun sequence genome encodes:
- the LOC123080562 gene encoding inactive anthranilate O-methyltransferase 1, giving the protein MASKQAVHMKHGQGETSYARNSSFQKAEQNRMKPLIEEVITDLCSSTSTLLHGKIVIADLGCSSGPNALALVSTAINAIHNHCLQLQQPPPEIFVLLNDLPDTDFNTVVKSLVTLRQSKNPVVVTGVAPGSFYERLFTSNSLHVVCASNSLQWLSKAPEDLTRNRIPAFDIDEHARREMLPMVREAYEQQFRKDFKLFLELRAKELVSGGRMVISLVGTRSDVIASKFSLFPGIVAQILSVMVAEGVIDKAKFDSFYVPLHGPSIEEVREIIKEEGSFLIKEMRVHDPTAEMNIALSSPSKFVNNLIALFEPIIVQHFGEVMDEFVRAAELHWSLDVDGSLREERVRTSRAMLVVSLTKA; this is encoded by the exons AAGGCTGAGCAGAACAGGATGAAGCCCCTGATAGAAGAGGTCATCACCGACTTATGCAGCAGCACCAGTACCTTGTTGCATGGAAAGATAGTGATCGCGGACTTGGGATGCTCCTCTGGTCCAAATGCTCTTGCACTGGTATCGACTGCCATCAATGCCATCCACAACCATTGTCTTCAGTTACAACAGCCACCACCGGAAATATTTGTGCTACTCAATGACCTTCCTGACACCGACTTCAACACGGTGGTGAAGAGCTTGGTCACACTCCGTCAAAGCAAGAACCCTGTTGTTGTGACTGGTGTCGCACCGGGATCGTTTTACGAGCGGCTCTTCACTAGTAACTCCCTGCATGTTGTTTGCGCGTCGAACAGCTTGCAATGGCTATCAAAG GCTCCCGAAGATCTAACAAGGAACCGCATCCCAGCGTTCGACATTGATGAGCATGCTAGGCGTGAAATGCTCCCAATGGTCCGTGAGGCTTATGAACAACAATTCAGGAAAGATTTCAAGCTTTTCCTGGAGCTGAGAGCCAAAGAGTTGGTCTCAGGAGGCCGGATGGTTATTTCCCTGGTAGGGACGCGTTCTGATGTAATCGCCTCCAAATTCTCTCTTTTCCCGGGAATTGTAGCTCAGATTCTAAGCGTAATGGTCGCGGAG GGTGTGATCGACAAAGCAAAATTTGATTCTTTCTATGTGCCGCTCCATGGACCTTCCATTGAAGAGGTAAGGGAGATCATCAAAGAAGAGGGGTCCTTTTTGATCAAGGAGATGCGTGTCCATGACCCTACAGCCGAAATGAACATTGCTCTGAGCAGCCCAAGCAAGTTTGTGAATAATCTGATAGCCTTATTTGAGCCGATAATAGTCCAGCATTTTGGAGAGGTTATGGATGAGTTTGTGAGGGCGGCAGAGCTGCATTGGAGCCTGGATGTGGATGGGAGCTTGCGAGAGGAGCGGGTCAGAACCTCTCGAGCTATGCTGGTTGTATCCCTCACGAAGGCATGA